The Cellulophaga lytica DSM 7489 nucleotide sequence TGTTACCAATACCAGACATTTTGATGCTTTATTAAAGTCTCTAGAAGGTATAGAAAGAGTACAACTTGGTATGGATGGTGGTATCTCTGGAGATTTACTAGCTATAGACTTAAAAGATGCCCTGTACCACTTAGGTGAAATTACCGGACAGGTTTCTAATGATGAACTACTTGGTAATATTTTTGCTAATTTCTGTATTGGGAAGTAACTTACTTTCTTTTATTTGTTAACCCCTTATTATTGTTGACTTTATAGTGTTTTATCTTCTTTTATTTGTTGTTTATTTGCTCTTTTTTGATTAAATTTGTTGTATATCTGTTGCCTGAAATATAGAATTGTTGCCCATTTCTGTTGGCGAAGATATTGGCGAAATGATGCACCATAACGCACCACGTTGCACCATTACGCTACATAAAGCACCATTTATGAGCAGTAATTTATTCATTCCTAAAACTTGTAAGCATTGCGGTAATGCATTTACAGCACGTACAACAGTTACTAAATACTGTGGCGATACTTGTGCAAAAAGAGCTTATAAGGCACGCAAACGTCAAGAAAAAATTCAAGCTACTCTTACTGAAGATATGCAACAGCAAAAACAAGTTGTTGAAGTTCGCAATCCTAATGCTGTAAATAACAAAGATTTTTTAAGCGTAACAGAAGCCTCACAACTGATTGGCGTGAGTAGATGGACCATTCAAAGAATGATTCAACAAGGACGTTTAAAAGCAGTTCCTTTTGGTAGAAAGCGTATTGTGGCCAGATGGCAAATAGAAAACCTTTTTAATTAATTCCATTATGAAAGTAACATTAAGACAACGCAAGAAGAACGACAAAATAAGTCTGTATTTAGATTACTATCATAAAGGCAAACGTAAAACAGAATACTTACGCTTATACCTTACACCTAATCCTAAAACCAAAACTGAAAGAGAGGTTAATAAGAAAACCAAACAATTGGCTGAAACTATATGTGCACAGCGACAAATAGAAATTCAAAATGGTATTTATGGCTTTCAAGATATTGAAAAGCTAAAAGGTAGTTTTATTACTTATATCACAGCTTTAGCAGAAAAGAAAAATACAAGCTCTGGCAATTATGGTAATTGGAATAGTATGCTAAAACATTTAAAAAAGTTTTGTCCAACAGATGTTAGTTTTCAAGATATAGACAAATCGTTTGTTGAGCGTTTCAAAGAGTATTTAGATAAAGAAGCAATAGGTAGAGCAGGTAAGCAATTGTCTCAAAATTCAAAATATTCGTATTATGGTAAATTTTCAGCGGCATTAAAACAGGCGGTCAAGGATGGAATTTTAAAAGTAAATCCTGCAAATGGTGTAGAGTATTTTAAACAAGGAGAACCTCAACGAGAATTTTTAACGCTTGATGAATTACAAAAAGCAGTTAATACAGAATGTGAACTGCCTATCTTAAAGAATGCTTTTATTTTTTCAGCTTTAACCGGATTACGTTGGTCAGATATTGAAAAACTGATATGGTCAGAAATCCAGCACTCAAAAGAAATGGGATATTATATCCGATTTAGACAAAAGAAAACTAAAGGTGTCGAAACCTTACCAATATCAGACCAAGCAAGAAATCTATTAGGAGAAAAAGGTAATCCAGACGATAAAGTATTTGATGGCTTACATTATAGTGCCTGGTCTAATTTAAAATTACAACAATGGATGATGAAGGCAGGTATTACTAAAACTATTACGTTTCATTGTGCGCGTCATACCTACGCTACCTTACAATTAACTTTGGGTACAGACATATATACTGTATCAAAATTATTAGGTCATAAAGAGTTACGAACTACACAGATATATGCCAAAGTAATTGACGATAAAAAGAAAGAAGCTGCTAACCGTATTCAACTGGATTTATAATGAAAGGAAGTATATTTTCAAGTTTGGTTTCTATAACCAATGGCTTACATAGAGATAATAGACAGGAAAAGGATTTTAAATACTTATTGTCTGATTTTAAATTGAACCAAAAAGCTAATAACGCAGTTTTTAAAGTAAACTTTAAAAAGCCTTTAAATGCGAAAAAAGAATACTATCAAAAGCTAATAATTAATGAAACAGAAAATACAGTAGCATCATTTGTAAAGGAATTTCCGAAAAATGCAACTACACCAGAAAATAAATACAGCTATACCATTCTACTTAATAAATTTGATAAGTACTTAAATGACATTGCAACTTATATCAATAAAAGAGGTATAACAACAGATTTAAATAATGATGACAATTATATCATAAACTACTTAAAAGTATCTGTAATAAGGTTGTATGCTGAACTACAAGAGCAATACGGACAATTTTCGGAAAATACAAAATTCTCAATTTCTGAAATTGCAGAAAAATACTTTAATGATGAAACTTTTGATGTTAGCTTAATAGAAAAGAACACCACTAAAAAAGTTGCTACCAAAAAAACATCAAAAACGAAAGCAACACCCAAGACTTCTTTTGGATATAAAAGTAATGACACTTCAACTTTGCTAACTGTACTTAAACAAGTAAATCTAAAAATCGATTTGTTAGATAACCGCACAACTGTTGAACATTTGCACCAATTGTTATTAGCAAAAGATTTTGCAAATACAGAATCGCAAATTTATCTTCAATGCGAAACTACACAGTTTAGTTACCTTGTAACAAAACTTAAACCATTTTTTAATGGTTTCAATCCTACCTCAATAGAACGTTCTGGAAAATTTATTACTAAAACAGGTACGCTATTAAAGGCGAATAATCTTCACAAAAACAAAATTCACAACCCAAAAGAAAAGGAAGAAATAGATAAAATCATCCAACAACTGCAATAAAAAACAGTAAGAATAGTAAGAAACCTTACTGTTGTCTTACCCTTGTTTTACACTCTTACTAAAATCGGGAAGCCAATTTTCAACCTTTGTCCTGTTCTTGAAAACCAAGAATGACATTTGGCCAGATGTCCTCATTTATTTAAAACAAAATAAACGATGGACACAAATATCATCGAAAAGTTAGACCGCATTGAAAAACTCTTATTAGAGCAACAAACAATGCAAAAGCAAGTATTAAACTTTAATGAAACTTGCAAGTATTTAGAATTATCCCAATCGCACTTGTATAAACTCACAAGTACGGGAACCATTCCACATTATAAACCGAATGGTAAAAAGATTTATTTCCAAAGAGAAGAGTTAGACCATTGGTTACTGCGTAACCGTATGAACTCAAGAGACGAAATCGAACAGCAAGCTGCCGATTACCTTATTAAGAAAGGAGCGGTGAAGTTATGACTGAAATAATCGATTTACTCTTAACGCTCTCTCAAGAAATAAAGGACATTAAAGCACGTATCGAATTGTTACGACAATCGAGAGCAGAAGTATTAAAAGATACGTGGATAGACAATCAAGATGTATTGCAGACCTTACATATAAGTAAGCGAACGCTACAAACTTTAAGAACCAATGGCACTTTGCCTTACAGCAAAGTAAAAGGTAAATTTTACTATAAAGTTGCTGACATAGAGCAATTGCTTCAAGACAACTACTACAACCATAATTTCAAGCAAGATGGAAATAAGTAGAGAAGCAATTTTAGACAAAACACATTATGGTTTAAAAATCTATGCCTATGTGTTGAGACAGTATTATCCTAATCAAACAGTCCTTTCTGTAAAAGGAAGGGACTGTGGGATAACTCGAAACCCTTTTAATGGTGGTAAAGAAACCTTACGGATTCATATTGATGGTATTATAGCAACACATCGAGATACAGAATTAGAAGCCTTTAAAGGTGATGTATTCGATTTTGCACAATATCATTTTAGAATAACCGATGAAGAAGATTTGTACCAGAAGATAAATCAAGAGCTACATCTAAATTTAGAAGTCAAGGAAAAAGACGAATTGGAATGGCTTAATGAACCAGACGATACGTGGTATGCCAACTGTAGCTTTTTTAAAGCACCTGTTCGCAATGTGTTTCCTTCGGAAACCTTGCGATTACATCAAGTATTTGCATTAATCACAAGTAATAAATACAAAAAGATTACTGAAGAATTAAGAGCAATTACCAATGTAAAAGAAGCACGTAAATTCAAAGCGAATCGCTTTGATTACGTAACACTTTCAGGAACATTTGAAAAACGAAGCGATAACAATTTGCTAAAGCATTCTAATTTATTAACCATTGATTTTGACCATTTAGAGAATCTACAAGAGTTAAGAACACAGCTCTTAAATGATGAATATTTTGAAACCGAAATGCTATTCATATCACCATCTGGCGATGGCCTAAAATGGATTATTAGAATAGATATTTCAGAAGTATCGCATTCAGAATATTTCACAGCAGTAGCAAATTACATTAAACACAATTATAACATTGAGGTTGACCAGTCAGGTAAAGACGTTTCCAGAGCGTGTTTTTTACCATATGACCCAACAGCCTTTTTACATAAAAGACATCAAGCATTATGACTAAAATATTTAACCCAAAAGATTGGTTAGAAGTTCCTAAAGAGCCAACAAAACCAAAAAGCAACACAGCAACAACTAATGTTGTTGCTGTTGCTGATAACGACATTGAATCCTACATTTCAGCAATCGAGCAATCAGGTACAGACATAACAGGAAGTTATGCCACTTGGAGAGATTTAGGCTTTGCTTTAGCAGAAGAATACAGAGAAACAGGAAGAGATTATTTCCACCGAATAAGTAAAAATTATGCAGGTTACGATGCTAAAGAGTGTGATGCACAATTCGATAAATGCTTAAACGCAAAAGGACACGGAATTACAATTGCTACCTTTTACCATTACACACATCAGTCAGGTATAAAACCGACTAAACAACAGTATAACAACGAAGTTGCAACAAACGTTGTAACTGTTGTCGATACACCCAACCAAGCAATGCCTACAATACCAGAAACGGTATATGAGAATTTGCCACAGTTTTTACAACAAGTTGTAAACCCTGCTAATGGACAGGAAGAAAAGGACATTTTATTGTTAGGCGCATTAACAGCATTTAGTGCGTGTTTTCCTAAACTCTTCGGAATCTATGACCAACGTAAAGTATTCAGCAACTTATATTTATTTGTAACCGCACCTGCTTCTGCAGGAAAAGGAAGGCTTAACCAAATTAAAAATTTGGTAGAGCCCGTTCACAAATTAAAACGAGAACAAGCCAAAGTATTAAAGCAGCAATTTCAATCAGAAACCGCTACTTACAATATGAACAAAGGCAAAGATGAAAACTTAGAAAAACCGAGTAAACCGCCAGAGCGAATGCTATTCATTCCTGCTAACAATAGTGTAACAGGCGTATATCAATTAATTTCTGATAATAAAGGCAGAGGATTAATTTTTGAAACCGAAGGCGATACGTTAGCACAAGCCTTTAAAAGCGATTATGGTAATTATTCCGATGGTTTTCGGAAAGCCTTTCATCACGAAACTATAAGCTATTATCGCAGAACGGATAGAGAATACGTAGATATTGAAAAACCCTGTTTATCAACAGTATTATCAGGTACACCTAAACAAGTGGCGACTCTAATACCCAATGCAGAAAATGGCTTATTTAGTCGCTTTATGTTTTACTATATGAATATAAAACCAACTTGGAAAAACGTGTTTCAAAATAGCAATAAAGTAGGTTTAGATGATTACTATAACCAATTAGGTAGTGAGTTTTTAGAACTGTACAAAACGCTAAAAAACAATCCAGAGATTGAAATACGATTAACCACAACTCAACAACAGCAATTCAATACCTTTTTTGAATCCTTACAGACCAAATACATCAACCTACAACCCGAAGAGTATATTGCAACAATAAGGAGATTAGGCTTAATTGCATTTAGGGTAATGATGCTATTCACAGCATTCCGCATTATGGAAGATGGTGATGTAAATGGAACTAAAGAATGTGAGGATATAGATTTTGAGAACGCTATAACCATAATTTCAATTTTAGTGAAGCACAGTAGTAAAGTATTTAATGATTTACCAATAGAGCAGAAAGCAACAAAACGTTCAAATAGAAAAGAACGCTTTTTAGAAAGTTTACCAAAACAATTTATCAGACAAGTGTATTTAGATTTAGCTACAAAACAGAACATCCCACATAAAACCGCAGAAGGATATATTACCAAATTTGTAGAAGCAGGATTAATACACAGAGAAGCACACAATAACTACTCAAATCCTGCAAAGCCGTAGTTAAGGATTTTAAGGATTTAGGGATATGATTAAATGACTTCCTCAAATCCTTAATATCCTCATTATCTGTTAATAACTACTAATATCTTTTTCTTTTCCTTTAGTTTCCTTTACTTAAATTAGACAAAATTTGACAAGTCTAAATAATTCTATTATGGAGTTTGGAGAGTACATACGCTCATTGCGTGAAAACCGCAATTTGCTATTAAGAGAAATGGCTGCAAACCTAAATATGGACGTTGCCTATTTAAGCAAAATAGAACGAGGAAATCGGATGGCAAGACGCGAACAAGTAGTTGCATTCGCTAAAGCATTAAAACAAGACGAAAACGAATTAATTAAGCTATGGATGTCCGAACAAATTGTACTAATGCTCAAAAATGAAAAAGAGAGTACGGAAATCCTCAAAATAGCTGAAGAAAAAATTAGTAAGATTGTTAAAAAGGGTAAGGATTTAAAGTAATTTATGTTTAAAGAGAATAAATATTATGGCGAGGTATGGTTTAAATCTGCAGAGGATAATAAGTGCTTTTGTGTATTAGAGTTAATTAATGATGAAGTGCACATAACGACCAATTTGTCAGAAAGATTACCTGCCTATCAAATAGAGTTAATTTATGGGGTTTTTACAGGTTTAGGCTATTTAACTTTTGTAAACTGCAAGATTAAAAACAGTAGCAATGGAATAGTAGAGACTAAAACTTATAAGCCTAAATATACGTTTGCTTGTGCATATCATTTAATTGAACCTATAGGTTTGAAAATTAATGAATTTCAAATTGACAATTTAGCAATAGTGAGTTGGGTTAGAAAAATGCATTGGTATAATTCTTTAGAAGACAAACTTGAAAAAGAGGATGACGTAGTCCACAATACGAATATTACTGAAGACTTATCTATTAAAATCACAAAATCAACATCATATACTTCTAACCACAACTTTTTTAGAATGGACAATGTTGGATATGTCGATTTTAAATCAGAAAAAAAATTGAGTATTCTTGAGAGTATAGATTTATATAATTCATTTCAAAAATTATTTCATTTTTTATACGGTAAGTCTGTACAATTTAAAGCTTTTAATTTTAAATGTTTAAGCTGTGGTAATTGGGCTTCGTTATATTACAAGGATGATTTCAACAAAGAAAACATATCTGGTTTTATAGCGCTTGACTATGATACTATTAAAGATGATTTGTCCAATATAATTAAGCATTGGTATAACAATGAAGGCATAGGTTATTGTGCTGATATTATTATCGAAAATTTACTCTCGGTTAAAACGAGCCATAGTAGGCGATTTACAAATTCCTATACAGCTTTCGAAGCTTATAGTTTGAAATTTGGTAATAAGATTAAGAACTCATCTTTTGCCAAAGATTTATTAGAACAAAAGCAATTATTAGTCGATATAACTAATATTCCAGAAGATGATATTAAAACATATGTATCAAAGATTGTTCGTCATCGAGATTATTTAATACATCGCACTAAAACAAAAAACAATATTTTTTCACAGTTTGAACTATTGTATATATCCTTTTTATTAGATTATTTGGTTGGTTTAGGCTTGGTGAAACAAATGGAAGTTTCTGATAAAATTATTGAAAAAATAATAGAGCGTGCTAAATCTACATACCAAGATATGCAGTCTGTAAATAGACTACTAAACAAAGATTTATTAGTTGATAACAATAATAAAGTTCAACCTTCTATGTAAAATTACAATATAATTTCATTTATGCAAGAACACCTCAAAACCAACATACTAAACTTTAAATGGCCTAATAGTGCGCCTACTATTTATTTAACTTTAGAGGATATTGAAGGTAGTCATCCTATCCATAAATCTAAATTTTCAAGGCAGATAAAAGAGGTGTTTCCAGATGCAGACTTATCTAACAAAGACCAAATATTTACAACATTTACAACAGAAATACCAGATGCACCAAGCATTAAGCTAAATTTAGTAGATGGTAGAGAATTAAGAATTTATAAGCAATTCCTTAAACATAAATTAAGAAGCTATTTTAAATCGAAAGACTATATAGTAGTAAAAAACTTCGTTGGTGATGTACAAGTGTGGATGCCTTCAAAAAAAGGGAATACAGCAGACTATAACCTCTACTATAAATTTTCATTTAAGATACAGTTTGCAAAACTCACAGACTTACCAGAGTTAATTGTATCATACGATGGTACTTCAAAAGTCCTTACAACATCGGTTAAGGATATAGAGGATTCAGAGTTAATAAAACGTTGTGTATATGGTCAAAAAACGTTCAATTACCAAATGGACCTCGATACAGAGGAAAAACAAGAATTTTACAATGCTATTCAGTTTGACCAAGCATACCCAATTTTTAATTTGTCATTAGCACGAGCATTAGATATACCTATTGAGGAACCTATAAGACCAATTAATAAATATCAAAAGTACGTAGCACTTATTAATAATTTTGCAACCAACTATCTGTTTAAAGAAGATTTTAAAGTCATATTTCCATTTAAAACTGATACGTTTATAGATGTGCCAATCAATCGTATCAACCATATCGACCCACAAGTAGGTTTATTGGAATTTGGTAAAGACCAATACGGTAACAAGAAAACCCATTTAGTGCCTAAAAAGGCAATGAATATCCTAAACCCTTACAGACGTCCAAACAATCAAAATATCAAGATATTTTTCATTTGCCATACTTCTCATAAAGATTCGGTATTGTCTTTCTATCAAAATTTAAAGGAAGGTGTAAATACAGAAAAGAATTATTATAAAGGATTAGAAGCCTATGTGAACATTAAAGCATCATCATCCAAAGAACACTTCATTGAATTTACCAACGAAAACGACCCAATACCAGAAATAGTTGAAAAGTTAGAGAGTTTAACCTTCGACCACGATAATGTGCTTTACGCAGCTTTTTATTTAAGTCCTTTCGATAAGTTCACACAAAATCCCGAAGACCGCGAAATCTATATTCAAATCAAAGAACTGTTTTTAAATGAAGGCATTGTTACACAAGTGGTAGATTATGAAAAAATGGTGGTCAATATCGAGAATCAATACAACTTCCAATTTTCATTGCAAAATATGGCGTTAGCTATTCACGCCAAATTAGGTGGCGCACCTTGGAAACTTGCAGTAACCGATAAAAAAGAATTAGTAATAGGTGTTGGTGCATTTACCAATCAAGGCGAAAACAGACGTTATATAGCAAGTGCCTTTAGTTTTCAAAACAATGGCTTATTTAGAAAGTTCGAATATTTTGACCAAAGCGAAACAGACCTATTGGCAGGAAGTATATGTAAAGCCATTAGAGATTTTACATCGGTTGCAGAAGCAGATAAAGTAGTCATTCACTTCTATAAGGAAATGAGTTACGAGGAACTAAAACCAATTATTAGAGGGATGCATACATTAGGGTTAAAAATTCCGCTCTACATTCTAAATATCAATAAAACAGAAGCAGAAGATATTATTGCTTACGACCTTAATTGGAACAAAAAGTTAATGCCTGTAAGTGGTACATACATACGTATTAGCGAAAATCATTTTTTGTTGTTTAATAATGCACGTTACCCTAATTCACAGCGGTATGCAGATACAGATGGTTATCCGTTCCCAATAAAAATTAAGGTAAGCAGTCCAGATGAAGATGCTTTTGAAGATGCAGATGTAGTGTTAGAATTATTAACACAAGTGTATCAGTTTAGCAGATTATATTGGAAATCGCTTCGACAACAAAATGTACCAATCACAATAAAATATCCAGAAATGGTAGCACAAATAGCACCACATTTTAATAATGGCGTTCCAGACGATGCTAAAGATGCTCTATGGTTTTTGTAATTTACCAATCAATTTATTTGCAACACCATTGCATTCAATAATTTGTATATTTGTATAAATTATATGAAAATATTTGTTTCCATATCAATGTCTATTTTATTCTTTTTTCAAGGGATAAGCATAGATATGGACTTTTGTGGTCCAATTAAAGAAATTTCAAATGTAATTACCCATTATCAAGACCATAAAGTTTATGGAGACTCTTTCTTTGAATATGTAGTTGAAGATTACATTGAGAGCGATGCTAAAAATGAAGAGCATCATCATAACCCAGATAAGGAGAATACACCAGTCCATTCCCATAATCAATGTTGTCACCCTTTGGTATTAATTATTGCGAACAATAATTTGGCTTTAACCAATCTATTAAAGTTTGAAGAGAAAAAACAATATAATTTACATAAAGTAAACTTCACTTCCAGATATTTGGAATCACTTTTCCAGCCACCTAAAGTATAATTCAGTTTTTTAATGGATAGCTATATCCAATTTTGAGCCTAAAGGGTTCATTTCATTTTGTGTAATTCTATTTTCTTATATCAGAATTGTATCGAATAGTTTAACTGAATTAATACATTTTCTATGATTAATAAAATCATTGATTTTTCAATCAATAACAAATTCATTATTGGTTTGCTTACGCTTACCATAATCGGAACAGGTATTTGGAGTATGACCAAAGTGCCAATAGATGCTGTTCCAGATATTACCAATAACCAAGTACAGGTTATTACACAATCCCCCAATTTAGGTACTGAAGATATTGAGCAAATTGTTACTTATCCAATTGAAGTGGCAATGAGCAATCTTCCTGATGTTCAGGAAATAAGGTCAATTTCTCGTTTTGGCTTATCTGTGGTTACTATTGTATTCGATGATGATATGGGAACCTATCTGCCTCGACAATTAGTAGCTGAAAAACTAAACGAAGTCAAAGAGCAAATTCCTGCTGGTTTTGGCGAACCTACTATGGGACCAATTTCAACAGGATTGGGAGAAATTTACCAATACACCTTAAAAGTAGCACCAGAGTACAAAGACAAATATACCATCACAGATTTACGCTCAATGCAAGATTGGATTGTACAGCGTCAAATGGCTATGGTTGAAGGTGTAGTTGAAGTAAACGCCATAGGTGGTAAGATTAAACAATACGAAGTAGCGGTTGACCCAAACGATTTAAACGCTATTGGTTTAACCATTACAGATGTGTTTAATGCGCTTGAAGCCAATAATCAAAACACAGGTGGTGCGTATATCGAAAAAAACCATCAGGCTAATTTTATTCGCGGTGAAGGCTTGGTGCGAAGTTTAGAGGACATTAAAAAAATCACAGTCAAGAATATTAATAATATTCCCGTAACTATAGGAGATATTGCTACAGTACAATTTGGTTCTGCAATACGCTATGGTGCATTAACTCAAGATGGAGAAGGAGAAGTTGTTGGTGGTTTGGTAATGATGTTAAAAGGTGCTAATTCTAATGATGTTATCGCCAATGTAAAAGAGCGAATGACTCAAATTGAAAAGTCGTTACCAGAAGGCGTAATTATTGAACCATTATTAGACCGAAGTAAATTAATTGGCGAAACAACTTCTACAGTAACAACTAATCTTATTGAAGGTGCATTAATCGTCATTTTTGTGTTGGTCTTTTTATTAGGTAATTGGCGAGGAGGTTTAATAGTTGCCTCTACTATTCCATTATCCTTATTATTTGCTTTTATTTTAATGAATGTTTTTGATGTTTGGGTAAACCTAATGAGTTTAGGAGCAATTGATTTCGGAATCATTGTAGATGGTGCTGTAATTATTGTTGAAAGCACTGTTTTTCTTATAGCATCACAAGTTTTGAAAAAGAAACAACTTACATCTAAAGAAAGAGATAAAGTTTCTTCTAATGCTTCAAAAAAGATGATGAATGCTGCCTTCTTCGGTCAGTTGATTATCCTTATCGTTTTTCTACCCATTTTAGCCTTACAAGGTATTGAAGGAAAGATGTTTAAACCAATGGCTTTGACCTTTATTTTTGCTATGATTGGTGCAATGGTACTTTGTTTAACCTATGTGCCAATGATGTCAGCTTTAATATTAAGAGCACCTAAAAACGATAAAAAATCTTATGGAGATAGATTTGTGCATTGGGTTGAAGATAAATACCAACCTTTATTGGTTAGAGCCTTGCGAAAAGGGAAATGGGTAATTGGTATTGCAGTTGTGTTGTTCGGAATAACCGTTTTTATGTTTTCAAGAATGGGTGGCGAGTTCATTCCGCAACTCGATGAAGGTGATATTGCATTTCACGCTATTTTAAAACCAGGTAGTTCACTTACAGAAACTATTGAAACTACTACCAAAATAGAACAAATAGTAAAAGCAAAATTTCCAGAAGTTGATAAAATTGTGAGTCGTATTGGTGTTGCCGAAATTCCAACCGACCCGATGCCTATGGATATTGCCGATGTTTTTGTAATTCTGAAACCTAAAAGTGAATGGACTACTATAGAATCAAAAGATGAATTGATTGAAGCAATGAAAGAAGCAGTTGAAATGGTTCCTGGTGTTAATTATGAGTTTACACAACCTATTGAAATGCGTTTTAACGAGTTATTAGAAGGTGTTCGTGAAGATATTGCTATAAAACTTTATGGTGAAGACATTGATATTCTATCTCAAAAAGCCGAAGAAATATCTAAAATTATCGCAGGTACTGAAGGTATTGGTGATATGAAAGCGGAAGCCACAACAGGTTTGCCACAAATGACAATCAATTACAACAGGAATAAATTGGCGCAATATGGTCTTCAAATAAATACGCTTAATCAAACCGTACAATCTGCATTTGCAGGTGGTACAGCAGGTGTAATTTTTGAAGGTGAAAAACGCTTCGATTTAGTAGTACGATTAAGCGATCAAAACCGTAAGGATATTTCAGATGTTCAAAACCTGTATATCAATTTACCTTCGGGTGCTCAAATTCCTTTACGTGAAATTGCAGATGTAAGCTATAAAGCAGGACCAATGCAAATCAGTAGAGATAACACCAATAGAAGAACCTATGTAGGTGTTAATGTTAGAGGACGTGATGTAAAATCGTTAGTAACTGAAATTAAATCAAAATTAGATGCACAATTAGAATTACCATCAGGTTATTTTATTCGTTATG carries:
- a CDS encoding Piwi domain-containing protein, which translates into the protein MQEHLKTNILNFKWPNSAPTIYLTLEDIEGSHPIHKSKFSRQIKEVFPDADLSNKDQIFTTFTTEIPDAPSIKLNLVDGRELRIYKQFLKHKLRSYFKSKDYIVVKNFVGDVQVWMPSKKGNTADYNLYYKFSFKIQFAKLTDLPELIVSYDGTSKVLTTSVKDIEDSELIKRCVYGQKTFNYQMDLDTEEKQEFYNAIQFDQAYPIFNLSLARALDIPIEEPIRPINKYQKYVALINNFATNYLFKEDFKVIFPFKTDTFIDVPINRINHIDPQVGLLEFGKDQYGNKKTHLVPKKAMNILNPYRRPNNQNIKIFFICHTSHKDSVLSFYQNLKEGVNTEKNYYKGLEAYVNIKASSSKEHFIEFTNENDPIPEIVEKLESLTFDHDNVLYAAFYLSPFDKFTQNPEDREIYIQIKELFLNEGIVTQVVDYEKMVVNIENQYNFQFSLQNMALAIHAKLGGAPWKLAVTDKKELVIGVGAFTNQGENRRYIASAFSFQNNGLFRKFEYFDQSETDLLAGSICKAIRDFTSVAEADKVVIHFYKEMSYEELKPIIRGMHTLGLKIPLYILNINKTEAEDIIAYDLNWNKKLMPVSGTYIRISENHFLLFNNARYPNSQRYADTDGYPFPIKIKVSSPDEDAFEDADVVLELLTQVYQFSRLYWKSLRQQNVPITIKYPEMVAQIAPHFNNGVPDDAKDALWFL
- a CDS encoding CusA/CzcA family heavy metal efflux RND transporter, whose protein sequence is MINKIIDFSINNKFIIGLLTLTIIGTGIWSMTKVPIDAVPDITNNQVQVITQSPNLGTEDIEQIVTYPIEVAMSNLPDVQEIRSISRFGLSVVTIVFDDDMGTYLPRQLVAEKLNEVKEQIPAGFGEPTMGPISTGLGEIYQYTLKVAPEYKDKYTITDLRSMQDWIVQRQMAMVEGVVEVNAIGGKIKQYEVAVDPNDLNAIGLTITDVFNALEANNQNTGGAYIEKNHQANFIRGEGLVRSLEDIKKITVKNINNIPVTIGDIATVQFGSAIRYGALTQDGEGEVVGGLVMMLKGANSNDVIANVKERMTQIEKSLPEGVIIEPLLDRSKLIGETTSTVTTNLIEGALIVIFVLVFLLGNWRGGLIVASTIPLSLLFAFILMNVFDVWVNLMSLGAIDFGIIVDGAVIIVESTVFLIASQVLKKKQLTSKERDKVSSNASKKMMNAAFFGQLIILIVFLPILALQGIEGKMFKPMALTFIFAMIGAMVLCLTYVPMMSALILRAPKNDKKSYGDRFVHWVEDKYQPLLVRALRKGKWVIGIAVVLFGITVFMFSRMGGEFIPQLDEGDIAFHAILKPGSSLTETIETTTKIEQIVKAKFPEVDKIVSRIGVAEIPTDPMPMDIADVFVILKPKSEWTTIESKDELIEAMKEAVEMVPGVNYEFTQPIEMRFNELLEGVREDIAIKLYGEDIDILSQKAEEISKIIAGTEGIGDMKAEATTGLPQMTINYNRNKLAQYGLQINTLNQTVQSAFAGGTAGVIFEGEKRFDLVVRLSDQNRKDISDVQNLYINLPSGAQIPLREIADVSYKAGPMQISRDNTNRRTYVGVNVRGRDVKSLVTEIKSKLDAQLELPSGYFIRYGGAFENLERASNRLQTVVPIALLLIFILIYFALKSLPQTLMIYIAIPMATIGGVVALWLRDMPFSISAGVGFIVLFGVAVLNGLVMISGLNELKEEGVTNLKDRIVEGTKRRIRPIMLTAFTDVLGFLPMAISSSAGAEVQRPLATVVIGGLLTSTLLTLFVLPILYHWVENKSFTFKPNKKLVTATAVVLLLFGFSPQSNAQELNDTIPEISLQEAVKLAKSNYPLLKQKQLEITKQEQLKSTAYDFGTTQIFTGGEEIDNGNGIYTTIGIGQSNIDVFGIGSKKKLQEQRIQLAQKAFQLSELELELEVKKAWSNCYQMKQNYDLYKELDSIYSKFEQAVALNYEVEAISKLEYSAAKNQAFQIQNKKAQAYSNYLIALQQFNLWLVSEEIFTVSDEFEVAIDSDLETFSIESHPLYSMSQNIVDEAEAKYKAAKADNLPKFNLQGGLQKVNGNSGFYTYQAGISVPFLSGSSKAQVRSARIDKEIAETNVAFKKQEVQSRFVQAKENYMKWKTSWEFYKDQVLPLTKEQKTGALLAYREGEIDYTAFTQLIKEAIQSELEAQTALVNYLESTFQLQYFNK